In Carnobacteriaceae bacterium zg-84, the genomic window ACGATATGTCTTTAGTAATGTCGATTTGTCAGCGTATTTATGTTTTAGAATATGGGCGTTTAATTGCGCATGGAACGCCAGAGGAAATCAAACAAAATCCTGATGTTATTCGTGCGTATTTAGGAGGTGAATAGTATGTTAAAAGTAGAAAATTTAAGCGTCCATTACGGAATGATTCAAGCGATAAATAATGTGTCTTTTGAAGTGAATGAAGGCGAGATTGTCAGTTTAATCGGAGCAAATGGTGCAGGAAAATCGACCACTTTACGTACTATTTCAGGGTTAGAACGTGCTTCTAGTGGACAAATTACATATTTAAGTGAACCAATTCATACGATTTCTGCTAAAAAAATTGTTGAAAAGGGTATTGCTCATGTGCCAGAGGGACGTCATGTCTTTAAAGGAATGAGTGTTCAAGAGAATTTGGATTTAGGTGCCTTTTTAAGAAAAGATAAAGACGGTATTCAAAAAGATTTAAAAATGGTTTTTGAGCGTTTTCCAATTTTAGAGCAACGTAAAAATCAAGATGCATCAACTTTATCAGGTGGTGAACAACAAATGCTAGCCATGGGACGTGCGTTAATGACTCGTCCAAAATTGTTGTTATTAGATGAACCGTCAATGGGACTTGCTCCTATTTTCATTCGTGAAATTTTCAATATTATTCAAGATATTCAGCGCTTAGGTACAACTGTCTTATTGATTGAACAAAATGCAAATGTCGCTTTGTCCATTTCTGATAGAGGCTATGTACTTGAAAGTGGAAAAGTGGTATTATCAGGTACAGGGCAAGAATTATTGGCAAGTGAAGAAGTACAAAAAGCGTATTTAGGAGGTTAATAAAAATGGATGTTAGAACCTATATGACCGATAAAGTTGTGACAGCTACTGGAGATGTACGTATTTTAGAGGCACTAGATTTAATGAAAAAGCATAATGTGACACGTTTGCCCATTGTGCAAGGCAAACATGTAGTGGGTCTATTAACAGAAAAATTGATTGCGAAAAGTACACCGTCAACGGCAACAAGTTTAAGTATGCATGAAATCAACTATTTGTTAACAAAAACAACTGTTCAAGATATTATGGAAAAACATGTGATTACCATTCATCCAGATGCTTTATTAGAAGAAGCAGCTGAAACAATGCGTCAGCATCAAATTAGTGTCTTACCAGTTGTTGAAAATGATGCTTTAGTAGGTATTATCACACATTCTGATGTGTTAGAAGCCTTTGTTGATTTATTAGGATATTATAAAAAAGGCACACGTTTGACGATTGCGTTAGATGATAGAGTGGGTGAGTTTGAAAAAGTATTAGCTTTACTACGTCAAGAAAATGTTAATATTAACCAAATTGCTGTTTATCACGGTGGCGAAAAAGTGCAAGTTGTCTTACACTTAGCAAGTCAAAATGCAGATAAAGTATCTACTGTTTTAAAAGATGCAGGTTATCCAGTTTTATCAGCTATTGTCAAAGAAGGTAAAGAATAACAAACAGGAACGACTGGGGGTCGTTCCTGTTTGTTTGTATAAAAAGCCAAATCAGAGTTAATCATTATCATTTTGTTTAATAAAATAAAAAGGAATGTTTTGTCTATGTTTTTCAAGTTGTTCTCTTGCGTGTTGATTTACTGCTTTTAAATCAACCCCTTGTTGTTTAGCAGCAAAGACACAACCGCAATAACATTGACGATAAATGTCATATTCTTTACACATGTCAACAGAACGGCGATAACCATTATTTTTTTTGAAATCAGATGGTAAATAATGAACGGTTAAAAATGTTTCAATATTAAAGCCAACGTCATTGATGATTTGGCTATTTTTATGTGGTGATAATGTTAAAGCACTTGCGAAATAGTCAAAATCTAATTCTTTTGCTTTTTCAGCAGCACGGCTTAAGCGCATGTCATAGCAGGCATGACATCTTTTGCCACCTTCTACTTCATCTTCCATACCTTTTGCCATTTCTAAAAAACGTTTTGGATTATATTCATCCGCTAAAAATTGAACGGTATGATTGGTTCTTTGATTGAATTGGATAATAAAATCTTCTTGCACTTGTTTACGGTAGTCATATTCTGATTTAGGATGAATATTGGAATTTGAAAAATAAATAGTGACATCTGCCACATCGGCTAAATACTCTAACACAACTGTACTACATGGTGCACAACAACTATGTATCATGATTTTAGGTCTAAAACCATGTTCTTGCCATGACTTTACCATATTTTGTAAAATGCGGTCGTAATTGATATTACAATTTTTATGTTTGGCGTTGATAAAGTTTTTCGCATTGAAAAGTTCGTCCATAATTGCTCCTTTGATATGATAACGATATGTTTGTATTTTAGTAGATAAAACCTAGTGGTGTCAATCAAATACATAAAAAAGAGAACCAACCTCATGAGGTCGGTTCTCTTTTTTAAGCAATTAAAGCTAAAATGATAAAGTTGGCAATGAATAATGCGGTAGATAACCAAACGATAGGGTGTATCTCTTTGATTTTACCACTGACACATTTCACAATAACATAGAAGATAAACCCAGCTGCGATACCATAAGAAATGCTATATGCAAATCCCATGAAAACAGATGCGAAGAATGCGGGAACGGCTTCTTCAAAGTTTGTCCAGTTAATATCTGCAAAAGAGGACATCATTAAAATACCAACGATAATTAACGCGGGTGCTGTTGCAGCTGCTGGGACGATACTTACAAGCGGAGCAGCAAGTGTGGATACAACAAATAATAATGCTGTGACAACACTTGTCAAACCTGTACGACCCCCTG contains:
- a CDS encoding ABC transporter ATP-binding protein; the encoded protein is MLKVENLSVHYGMIQAINNVSFEVNEGEIVSLIGANGAGKSTTLRTISGLERASSGQITYLSEPIHTISAKKIVEKGIAHVPEGRHVFKGMSVQENLDLGAFLRKDKDGIQKDLKMVFERFPILEQRKNQDASTLSGGEQQMLAMGRALMTRPKLLLLDEPSMGLAPIFIREIFNIIQDIQRLGTTVLLIEQNANVALSISDRGYVLESGKVVLSGTGQELLASEEVQKAYLGG
- a CDS encoding CBS domain-containing protein; the protein is MDVRTYMTDKVVTATGDVRILEALDLMKKHNVTRLPIVQGKHVVGLLTEKLIAKSTPSTATSLSMHEINYLLTKTTVQDIMEKHVITIHPDALLEEAAETMRQHQISVLPVVENDALVGIITHSDVLEAFVDLLGYYKKGTRLTIALDDRVGEFEKVLALLRQENVNINQIAVYHGGEKVQVVLHLASQNADKVSTVLKDAGYPVLSAIVKEGKE
- a CDS encoding epoxyqueuosine reductase QueH yields the protein MDELFNAKNFINAKHKNCNINYDRILQNMVKSWQEHGFRPKIMIHSCCAPCSTVVLEYLADVADVTIYFSNSNIHPKSEYDYRKQVQEDFIIQFNQRTNHTVQFLADEYNPKRFLEMAKGMEDEVEGGKRCHACYDMRLSRAAEKAKELDFDYFASALTLSPHKNSQIINDVGFNIETFLTVHYLPSDFKKNNGYRRSVDMCKEYDIYRQCYCGCVFAAKQQGVDLKAVNQHAREQLEKHRQNIPFYFIKQNDND